A genomic segment from Paraburkholderia hayleyella encodes:
- a CDS encoding ABC transporter ATP-binding protein → MSAALEIENLHAWYGESHILHGVDMRVQHGEVVTLLGRNGAGRSTTLRAIMGLTGRRRGSVRIGMSETIRMPTYRIAHCGVGYCPEERGIFSSLSCVENMLLPPSVGDVAHTMSLEEIYQMFPNLKEHQMSQGTRLSGGEQQMLAMARILRTGASLLLLDEISEGLAPVIVQALARMIVTLKARGYTIVMVEQNFRFAAPLADHFYVMEHGRIVEHFNAAALPGKTAVIHELLGL, encoded by the coding sequence GTGAGCGCCGCGCTAGAGATCGAAAATTTACATGCCTGGTACGGTGAGTCGCATATTCTGCATGGCGTTGATATGCGCGTGCAGCATGGTGAGGTCGTCACGTTGCTGGGCCGAAACGGAGCAGGACGCTCGACTACCTTGCGCGCCATCATGGGCCTGACGGGCCGCCGTAGAGGATCGGTTCGCATTGGGATGAGCGAAACCATCAGGATGCCGACGTATCGTATTGCGCATTGCGGCGTCGGCTATTGCCCTGAAGAACGCGGGATTTTTTCGAGTTTGTCGTGCGTGGAAAACATGCTGCTTCCGCCGTCTGTCGGAGACGTCGCGCATACGATGTCGCTCGAAGAGATTTACCAGATGTTTCCCAATCTTAAAGAGCATCAGATGAGTCAAGGTACTCGTCTCTCTGGTGGTGAGCAGCAAATGCTAGCCATGGCGCGTATTTTGCGTACGGGAGCGAGTTTGCTATTGCTCGATGAGATTTCCGAGGGGCTCGCTCCCGTGATTGTGCAGGCGCTGGCCCGTATGATCGTGACACTTAAGGCGAGGGGCTACACGATCGTCATGGTTGAGCAGAACTTTCGTTTCGCTGCGCCGCTCGCAGATCATTTCTATGTCATGGAACATGGCCGCATCGTCGAACATTTCAATGCGGCAGCGCTGCCGGGAAAGACAGCGGTAATACACGAATTGCTCGGCCTATAA